The Ananas comosus cultivar F153 linkage group 2, ASM154086v1, whole genome shotgun sequence genome contains a region encoding:
- the LOC109706911 gene encoding cation/calcium exchanger 4-like, with protein sequence MTKPRRGFRAISHASCALVLLFLLHSREFVLRNPSPLHPRRRASELVVDSGNPSNTSRNVQSAAHPGAACSGVAKHEGFSTKCEFLRSHTECYAGGFFDYLSFFYCTCANFPPLGYAVLALWLIALFYLLGNTAADYFCCSLANLSKLLRLPPTVAGVTLLPLGNGAPDVFASIAAFLGSGSGEVGLNSVLGGALFVTCVVVGVVSLCVAEKDVQIDRKCFVRDVGFFLLTLISLSLILIVGKLGVFGASLFVMMYIVYAFVVAANELLRRHARMLKLHVVTPLLPITSSFFSHGGDEDASIYSPFLDDDSIGDVPQFPSLPQWMWASNVAIYSNHEQSRPLWGWGDRVDDDKPLLFKILALAEMPLTFPRKCTIPVVEEDRWSKHYAVASATLSPLLLAFLWDTHDNNHSKVNIIAYAVGGILGVLLGALASLFTSYEHPPRRYLLPWVLGGFVMSIVWFYIVANELLALLMAMGVILQIKPSILGLTVLAWGNSMGDLMSNVALALKGGDGVQIAYSGCYAGPIFNILVGLGVSLLLAACSVSPVSFVLPNDSSLVYTMGFLMSGLIWALFILPRSDMRPSKLLGFGLIALYLIFLSIRVSAAAGTL encoded by the coding sequence ATGACGAAGCCGAGGCGCGGATTCCGCGCGATCTCGCACGCGTCGTGCGCCCTGGTATTGCTTTTCTTACTCCACAGCAGGGAATTCGTTCTTAGAAACCCTAGTCCTCTCCATCCCCGTCGCCGCGCATCCGAGCTTGTTGTCGACTCGGGCAATCCGTCGAACACCTCGCGGAACGTCCAATCCGCGGCGCACCCCGGCGCCGCGTGCTCCGGGGTGGCCAAACACGAGGGCTTTAGCACCAAATGCGAGTTCTTGAGGTCGCACACGGAATGTTATGCCGGCGGGTTCTTTGATTACCTCTCTTTCTTCTACTGCACTTGCGCGAATTTCCCGCCGCTCGGCTACGCCGTGCTCGCGTTGTGGTTAATTGCGCTGTTCTATTTGTTGGGTAACACCGCAGCTGATTACTTCTGCTGTAGCCTTGCCAACCTCTCTAAGCTGCTGCGGCTTCCCCCGACGGTCGCGGGGGTCACGCTGCTTCCTCTCGGAAATGGCGCGCCGGATGTGTTCGCGAGTATCGCGGCATTTTTAGGTTCGGGCTCCGGTGAAGTTGGATTGAATAGTGTTCTGGGTGGAGCTCTGTTTGTCACTTGTGTGGTTGTTGGGGTGGTCTCTTTATGCGTCGCGGAGAAGGATGTCCAAATTGATCGGAAATGCTTCGTTCGGGACGTGGGTTTCTTCCTTCTTACGCTGATTTCGCTGTCCCTAATCTTGATTGTGGGAAAATTGGGTGTTTTCGGAGCATCTTTGTTTGTGATGATGTACATTGTTTATGCCTTTGTGGTGGCAGCTAATGAGCTTCTCAGGAGGCATGCTCGAATGCTAAAATTGCATGTGGTGACGCCATTACTGCCGATTACGAGCAGTTTCTTCTCTCATGGAGGAGATGAGGACGCATCCATTTATAGCCCATTTCTGGATGATGATTCGATTGGTGATGTGCCGCAGTTTCCCTCGCTACCTCAATGGATGTGGGCTTCGAATGTTGCAATTTACTCAAATCATGAACAGTCGAGGCCTCTCTGGGGTTGGGGTGATCGGGTAGATGATGATAAGCCGttgttattcaaaattttagctTTAGCAGAGATGCCTCTTACTTTCCCTAGAAAGTGCACTATTCCAGTGGTTGAAGAAGATAGGTGGTCAAAGCATTATGCGGTCGCTAGTGCCACCTTGTCGCCGCTTCTTTTGGCATTTCTTTGGGATACCCACGACAACAATCATTCGAAGGTCAACATTATTGCTTATGCAGTTGGCGGCATTTTGGGTGTACTTCTTGGTGCCTTGGCTTCGCTATTTACTAGTTATGAACACCCCCCACGTAGATACCTGCTCCCTTGGGTTTTAGGAGGCTTTGTGATGAGCATCGTGTGGTTTTACATTGTTGCAAATGAACTGCTCGCACTTTTGATGGCCATGGGTGTAATTTTGCAGATCAAACCTTCTATTCTTGGTTTGACGGTTTTAGCATGGGGTAACTCAATGGGTGACTTGATGTCCAATGTGGCTTTGGCACTcaaaggcggcgatggtgtgcaAATTGCTTATTCCGGATGTTATGCTGGGCCAATATTTAACATACTTGTTGGGCTTGGGGTTTCTTTATTGCTTGCGGCATGTTCTGTTAGTCCTGTATCCTTCGTGCTTCCAAACGATAGTTCGTTAGTTTACACGATGGGATTTCTAATGTCTGGACTCATTTGGGCTCTTTTCATTCTTCCTCGAAGCGATATGCGCCCTAGTAAGTTGTTAGGTTTTGGTCTCATTGCTCTTTATCTAATCTTCCTGTCTATTAGGGTTTCTGCTGCAGCTGGAACCTTGTAG
- the LOC109706716 gene encoding keratin-associated protein 5-5-like — MATGPRGAAVEPPSPKSPPKYPDFCGRRRLQLEVQILNREIGFLEDELQSLDGIQPVSKCCKEVNEFVGTKPDPLIPINKKRRRSCRLLRWIGSKLCFNLSWFCCCPSLCLFKVELPSCSCPRPKNCCTHCECRCPNYSCCTLSCCQPSCSCPKIPSCKPCCKPHCGWPPIPSCKPHCTCPEISCCKPSCSPNCSTCCEPCHSCAECSCCMHSCTECSCCQCTKCCSWRFPCFRPWSRCCSDISCCPKSTCCRSCCPIPTPSCPEISCACVWSCPRCTEDCLCARCGKPCCVSGCLC; from the exons ATGGCGACGGGGCCGCGAGGGGCGGCGGTGGAGCCGCCTAGCCCTAAGTCGCCGCCCAAGTACCCGGACTTCTGCGGACGGAGGAGGCTGCAGCTGGAGGTGCAGATCCTGAATCGGGAGATCGGATTCCTCGAG GACGAGTTACAGTCGCTTGACGGAATTCAGCCTGTTTCCAAATGTTGCAAAGA GGTCAATGAGTTTGTGGGAACGAAACCAGATCCACTTATACCAAT AAATAAGAAGAGACGCAGATCTTGTCGTCTATTGAGATGGATTGG ATCAAAACTCTGCTTCAACCTCTCATGGTTCTGCTGTTGCCCTAGTCTGTGCTTGTTTAAGGTCGAACTACCGAGCTGCAGCTGTCCACGCCCGAAGAACTGCTGCACCCACTGCGAATGTAGATGCCCTAATTACAGCTGCTGCACGCTCTCCTGCTGTCAACCGAGTTGCAGTTGCCCAAAGATCCCTTCTTGCAAACCTTGTTGCAAACCCCATTGCGGTTGGCCGCCGATCCCTTCTTGCAAACCCCACTGCACTTGCCCTGAGATCTCCTGCTGCAAACCGAGTTGCAGCCCTAATTGCAGTACGTGCTGCGAGCCATGCCACAGTTGCGCAGAGTGTTCCTGCTGTATGCACAGTTGCACGGAGTGTTCGTGCTGTCAGTGTACTAAGTGCTGTAGTTGGAGGTTTCCCTGTTTCAGGCCTTGGTCTCGTTGTTGCTCAGATATCAGTTGTTGCCCCAAGAGTACATGCTGCAGATCCTGTTGCCCTATTCCGACCCCCTCGTGTCCCGAGATCTCTTGTGCTTGTGTTTGGTCGTGCCCGAGATGTACAGAGGATTGCCTTTGCGCGAGATGCGGTAAACCATGCTGTGTAAGTGGATGTTTATGCTAG